Proteins encoded within one genomic window of Prosthecobacter fusiformis:
- a CDS encoding winged helix-turn-helix transcriptional regulator, with the protein MAKASLSPPGSNPPSRRSHCPVACSLDIFGDRWTLLIVRDLVLGRNRFKDFASSPEKIPTNILSDRLERLLTQGFIIQVPSSVGSRRLAYELTEKGQSLIPVLRAIRDWGLKWEPGTEARMVPSS; encoded by the coding sequence ATGGCCAAAGCCTCCTTGTCCCCTCCAGGCTCAAATCCCCCATCTCGCAGGTCACACTGTCCGGTGGCCTGCTCCCTGGATATTTTTGGGGACCGTTGGACGCTCCTCATTGTGCGGGATCTGGTCCTGGGCCGTAACCGGTTCAAGGACTTCGCCTCGTCACCGGAGAAGATCCCCACCAACATCCTCAGTGACCGTCTGGAGCGCCTCCTCACCCAGGGCTTCATCATCCAGGTGCCTTCCTCTGTAGGTAGCCGCAGGCTCGCCTATGAACTCACGGAAAAGGGCCAGTCATTGATTCCCGTGCTGCGAGCCATCCGCGACTGGGGCTTGAAATGGGAGCCGGGTACCGAAGCCAGGATGGTCCCTTCATCCTGA
- a CDS encoding copper-transporting P-type ATPase, with protein sequence MSTHSHAPKTEASCCHAPPKPVKASCCGHEHHGHGEAVMPMATSKYFCPMCPGVESDKPGSCPKCGMALERNPVWKAEKKTVYTCPMHPEVQEDHAGNCPKCGMALELLQTADGDDEDENAELKDMTWRLQWSGLLTLPVFVTAMAHLVPAWSHAAWANGETTRWMQLIFSTPVVFAAGEPFFIRAWQSLRHRSLNMFTLIALGVGAAQGFSMAVMLVPGWFPDSMRDAHGQLPLYFEAAAVIIVLVLLGQVLELRARARTGSAIQELLGLQPKTARLVTPDGDEDVAIDTLKPGQKVRVRPGEKVPVDGVVVEGASHVDESMITGEPEPAMKKSGDQVTGGTLNQHGSLVVKAERVGADTMLAQIVNLVGQAQRSRAPVQALADKMAAWFVPAVLAASALTFILWFLLGPEPALAYAIANAVAVLIIACPCALGLATPMSVMVGIGRGAKMGVLIRQAAAIEELAALTTLAVDKTGTLTVGRPEVTEVLLVAGSAFNADDVLGLAAGLERQSEHPLAYAIVQAAEARKLALPEVNGFQATPAGGVVGNVSGKSVVIGKVDFLREQGVAHIEALESLGTPHQAEGKPVIFVAVNGQACAAIVVSDPIKSTTPEALAQLKAMGISVVMLTGDNERTAKRIAQTLGIEHVHAGVTPQDKHRLISDMKRPGSVVGMAGDGINDAPALAEADVGMAMGTGTDIAMETAPVTLVKGDLRGIVHAIQLGRAMMRNIRQNLVFAFLYNALGIPLAAGVLYPWTGWLLSPMIAGAAMSLSSVSVIGNALRLRNLDLSK encoded by the coding sequence ATGAGCACTCATTCCCATGCACCGAAGACAGAGGCCTCCTGCTGCCATGCACCACCGAAGCCGGTGAAGGCGAGTTGCTGCGGACATGAACATCACGGGCATGGGGAAGCAGTGATGCCCATGGCGACATCCAAGTATTTTTGCCCCATGTGCCCTGGGGTGGAATCTGACAAGCCGGGAAGCTGTCCCAAATGCGGCATGGCACTGGAACGCAATCCTGTCTGGAAAGCGGAGAAGAAGACCGTTTATACCTGCCCGATGCATCCTGAGGTACAGGAGGATCATGCTGGCAACTGCCCAAAGTGTGGCATGGCGCTGGAACTGTTACAGACGGCTGATGGCGATGATGAGGATGAAAATGCGGAGCTGAAGGACATGACCTGGCGTTTGCAATGGAGCGGGCTGCTGACGCTGCCGGTGTTTGTGACGGCGATGGCGCACTTGGTTCCGGCCTGGAGTCATGCGGCCTGGGCGAATGGTGAAACGACGCGGTGGATGCAGCTTATCTTTTCCACCCCTGTTGTTTTTGCCGCTGGAGAGCCCTTTTTTATACGAGCATGGCAATCGCTGCGGCATCGCAGTTTAAACATGTTTACCCTCATCGCCCTGGGGGTGGGTGCGGCTCAAGGATTCAGCATGGCGGTGATGCTGGTGCCGGGGTGGTTCCCGGATTCCATGAGGGATGCCCACGGGCAATTGCCGTTGTACTTTGAGGCTGCGGCAGTCATTATCGTCCTGGTGCTGTTGGGGCAGGTCCTAGAATTGAGGGCCCGTGCTCGTACGGGCAGTGCCATCCAAGAACTGCTGGGACTGCAACCGAAGACTGCCCGGCTGGTGACTCCTGACGGAGACGAGGATGTGGCTATCGACACCCTGAAGCCGGGACAAAAGGTGCGTGTACGCCCAGGTGAGAAAGTGCCGGTGGACGGGGTCGTGGTGGAGGGTGCAAGCCACGTGGATGAATCCATGATCACGGGCGAGCCGGAGCCTGCTATGAAGAAAAGCGGTGACCAGGTGACGGGCGGGACGCTAAACCAGCATGGCAGCCTAGTGGTGAAGGCGGAGCGTGTGGGAGCGGATACGATGCTGGCGCAGATCGTGAATCTGGTGGGGCAGGCACAGCGCAGCCGGGCACCGGTCCAGGCGCTGGCGGACAAAATGGCGGCATGGTTTGTCCCAGCGGTACTGGCAGCCTCCGCGTTGACTTTTATTCTATGGTTTTTGTTAGGCCCGGAACCGGCACTGGCCTATGCCATCGCCAATGCGGTGGCGGTTTTGATCATTGCGTGCCCTTGTGCGCTGGGGCTGGCAACGCCGATGAGCGTGATGGTAGGCATCGGACGCGGAGCGAAGATGGGGGTGCTGATCCGACAGGCGGCGGCGATTGAAGAGCTGGCGGCGCTCACCACGCTGGCGGTGGACAAGACGGGAACGCTGACCGTGGGAAGACCCGAGGTAACGGAGGTGCTGCTGGTCGCCGGAAGTGCATTCAACGCGGATGATGTATTGGGCTTAGCCGCAGGGCTGGAAAGACAAAGCGAGCATCCGCTGGCCTATGCCATCGTGCAGGCGGCGGAAGCCAGGAAGCTGGCGCTGCCTGAAGTAAACGGCTTTCAAGCGACGCCTGCTGGAGGGGTGGTGGGAAACGTTTCAGGCAAGTCTGTCGTCATTGGAAAAGTGGACTTCCTACGAGAACAAGGGGTGGCACATATCGAGGCTCTGGAGAGTCTGGGAACACCGCATCAGGCGGAGGGCAAACCGGTCATCTTTGTGGCCGTGAATGGCCAGGCTTGTGCGGCCATCGTGGTGAGTGACCCGATCAAGTCCACGACACCGGAGGCACTGGCACAATTGAAAGCGATGGGCATCTCCGTGGTCATGCTGACGGGTGACAATGAGCGCACGGCAAAACGGATCGCGCAGACGCTGGGCATTGAGCATGTGCATGCAGGAGTGACGCCGCAGGACAAGCATCGTTTGATTAGCGATATGAAACGTCCCGGCAGTGTGGTGGGCATGGCGGGGGATGGCATCAATGATGCGCCTGCGCTGGCTGAGGCGGATGTGGGCATGGCCATGGGGACAGGAACGGACATCGCCATGGAAACGGCCCCTGTGACGCTGGTGAAAGGGGATCTAAGGGGGATCGTACATGCTATTCAGTTAGGCCGGGCAATGATGAGAAACATCCGGCAGAACTTGGTCTTTGCCTTTCTTTACAATGCGCTGGGCATCCCCCTGGCGGCGGGTGTGCTGTATCCGTGGACGGGCTGGCTGCTGAGTCCAATGATCGCAGGGGCAGCGATGAGCCTGAGTTCTGTCTCCGTGATCGGCAATGCACTAAGGCTGCGAAATCTGGATTTGTCCAAATGA
- a CDS encoding cadherin-like beta sandwich domain-containing protein, translated as MNSHRPLTLAVILLAVQLLGPSLFAATWSSAAWTGDATSNIISGNTVWAYHFGTAETAAVNGVSVPGIATSGAIPSTTQFSLSASPVFSTDTNNLTAAGGSGSAVMAGGYVLPSGTSNIITLRGLTEGQDYVASFYGMGIDAEGVRDVTFSVLGVSQTVNENAFGENNGIRVDYAFTATTATRFISLLDEETGKDWALVALALRTKIQPTIGAISDQSIYENATTDQIPLTLNGENPNAFSYTITSDNPTLVPADAYSLGGDGSGGGQFLLVTPAANQNGTAVITVQVNDGSATASTSFTLTVNPVNSPPDFSLIGGPPITSAGDVWTAPGQSYNYFTGFTSSPNADKLLALGPDDVNGGSLLYTSTDFGASWSTKEISGSPRPSLSRLASSADGVKLAATSSGESIYISADAGTTWTKRASPLYWSGIASSADGTKLAAAVAITQDSLGNSKPAQIYTSSNSGLTWTARGPKRFWQCIASSADGTILVAGDTDSETTNDQPYDGHLYVSTNSGLTWTARGPDIGWKSVAVSADGTKLVAGAESGSIFTSTDSGLTWTERDPQGSWTSVTISSDGKTMAGSSLGGSIVFSNDSGETWNEPSAPPDVDSIYQGYVISSADGKRMAISGSKIYTSIAPPGPFSINANSNSGPYTAGGITSNFSPGPVDESAQALTSFIVSNDNEDLFSVQPSIANDGTLSFTPSTSFGSAIVSVIAQDDGGTANGGVDTSEPKTFTINVLPNTNANLSSLALSSGELSPAFTPETKAYSATVDSSVTALTVTPAVAQVSATVQVKINSGSFGSADTPLPLSLGLNKVTVLVTAQDGVVSNTYTLLIHRQLSLPTSTDITASSVTLSADVSSDTDLVITERGFVYARTSTNAAPLVGGPGVFRVSAVGTTGAFTLPVTSLLSSTSYSYRSYSTNGGYSPVMTFTTLAALPRIQVSESSGTAIENNTTFAFGDAAIGATKTRTLIIRNTGIAPLTGLTASLVGANAAEFTVGNIQISPRILLCSQAQV; from the coding sequence ATGAACTCCCACCGCCCGCTGACGCTCGCCGTTATTCTTCTAGCCGTTCAACTGCTCGGGCCTAGCCTGTTCGCCGCCACCTGGTCCTCAGCCGCTTGGACGGGAGACGCCACCAGCAACATCATCTCAGGCAACACGGTGTGGGCTTATCACTTTGGCACAGCAGAGACGGCCGCGGTCAATGGAGTCAGCGTCCCCGGCATCGCGACCTCGGGTGCGATTCCGTCAACGACACAGTTTTCGCTCAGTGCGTCACCCGTATTCTCGACAGACACCAACAATCTCACTGCGGCGGGCGGCAGCGGCAGTGCGGTCATGGCAGGCGGTTATGTTCTGCCTTCTGGAACGTCCAACATAATCACTCTTAGAGGTCTGACAGAAGGCCAAGATTATGTGGCCTCTTTTTATGGCATGGGCATCGATGCTGAAGGGGTTCGCGATGTGACTTTTTCTGTCCTCGGTGTGAGCCAGACAGTCAATGAGAACGCTTTTGGCGAGAACAACGGTATCCGCGTTGATTATGCCTTCACGGCAACTACGGCGACACGTTTCATCAGCTTATTAGATGAGGAGACCGGTAAGGACTGGGCTCTGGTCGCCCTCGCCTTGCGCACCAAGATCCAGCCAACCATCGGTGCCATCTCGGACCAGAGCATCTATGAAAACGCCACCACCGACCAGATCCCCCTGACGCTCAATGGTGAAAACCCCAATGCGTTTTCCTACACCATCACTTCGGACAATCCCACCCTGGTACCTGCTGATGCCTATAGCTTGGGCGGCGATGGCAGTGGCGGCGGTCAATTCCTGCTCGTCACCCCAGCGGCTAATCAAAACGGCACCGCAGTCATCACCGTACAGGTGAACGATGGCTCGGCCACAGCCAGCACCAGTTTCACGCTCACGGTCAATCCCGTGAATTCACCTCCAGATTTCTCGTTGATTGGTGGTCCTCCGATCACTTCTGCGGGGGATGTATGGACGGCCCCGGGGCAGTCTTACAATTACTTCACCGGGTTCACTTCCTCCCCCAATGCTGACAAGTTACTGGCTTTGGGCCCAGATGACGTCAATGGCGGCTCCTTGCTTTACACTTCGACCGACTTTGGCGCGTCGTGGTCCACCAAGGAGATCTCCGGGAGTCCCCGCCCCTCATTATCCAGGCTGGCGTCCTCCGCCGATGGCGTCAAACTCGCCGCGACATCATCTGGGGAGAGCATCTACATCTCCGCCGATGCAGGGACCACCTGGACCAAGCGGGCTAGCCCCCTTTATTGGAGTGGCATCGCCTCCTCGGCGGACGGCACCAAGCTGGCTGCGGCAGTCGCCATTACTCAAGATTCGTTGGGAAATTCAAAACCGGCTCAAATTTACACTTCCAGCAACTCAGGCCTCACATGGACGGCTCGTGGACCGAAACGCTTCTGGCAATGCATCGCCTCCTCTGCGGATGGCACCATCCTGGTGGCTGGCGACACAGATAGCGAAACCACAAACGATCAGCCTTACGACGGGCATCTCTACGTTTCAACGAACTCTGGTCTGACCTGGACTGCCAGAGGTCCGGATATTGGCTGGAAATCCGTCGCCGTCTCAGCCGATGGCACCAAGCTCGTCGCGGGGGCCGAGTCGGGTTCTATTTTCACTTCTACTGACTCCGGCTTGACCTGGACAGAGAGAGATCCGCAAGGAAGCTGGACCAGTGTCACGATTTCCAGTGATGGTAAAACAATGGCAGGTTCCTCACTGGGTGGCAGCATAGTTTTCTCCAACGACTCTGGAGAAACCTGGAACGAACCTTCAGCGCCACCGGATGTTGATAGCATCTATCAAGGCTACGTCATCAGCTCAGCCGATGGCAAGCGCATGGCCATTTCAGGTAGCAAAATCTATACCTCGATCGCCCCTCCCGGCCCCTTCTCCATCAATGCCAATTCCAACTCGGGTCCTTACACCGCAGGCGGCATCACCAGCAACTTTTCCCCCGGCCCCGTGGATGAGTCCGCACAAGCGCTGACCTCATTCATCGTGTCGAATGACAATGAAGATCTCTTCAGCGTGCAGCCTTCCATTGCCAATGATGGCACACTGTCCTTCACCCCCAGCACTTCCTTTGGCAGCGCCATCGTCTCCGTGATTGCCCAAGACGACGGCGGCACAGCCAATGGCGGTGTGGACACCAGTGAGCCGAAGACCTTCACCATCAATGTGCTGCCCAACACCAATGCCAATCTCAGCAGCTTGGCCCTCAGCAGCGGGGAGCTATCACCAGCCTTTACCCCAGAGACTAAGGCCTACTCCGCCACTGTGGACAGCAGTGTCACTGCCCTCACCGTCACACCGGCGGTGGCACAAGTGAGCGCGACCGTGCAGGTCAAAATAAACTCCGGTAGCTTCGGCAGCGCGGACACGCCGCTTCCCCTCAGTCTTGGCCTCAATAAAGTGACGGTCCTTGTCACTGCACAGGATGGCGTGGTGAGCAATACCTACACCCTCCTTATCCATCGTCAGCTTAGCCTGCCGACCAGCACGGACATCACTGCCTCCAGCGTCACATTGTCAGCCGATGTTTCCAGCGATACAGATCTCGTCATCACGGAGCGTGGTTTCGTCTATGCCCGCACATCCACCAATGCGGCTCCGCTGGTCGGCGGTCCCGGCGTCTTCCGTGTGAGTGCAGTCGGCACCACTGGTGCGTTCACCCTGCCAGTCACCAGCCTTCTTTCCTCCACCAGCTACAGCTACCGCTCTTATTCCACCAATGGCGGCTACAGCCCGGTGATGACCTTCACCACCCTGGCCGCCCTGCCCAGAATCCAG
- a CDS encoding nucleotidyltransferase family protein produces MQKAFVLGAGLGERLRPLTAQLPKPLIPVFHQPLITYAFDHLLAAGVTDFVVNTHHIPEAYAQAFPEGRHRAAPIAFRNESPVRLETAGGIANVRDLLADQPFIVYNGDILTDLPLQPLLKEHQEKGNLVTLVLRSSGPALHISYDETTGLVTDIRNKLGTGREGEYLFTGIYACQPEIHEWLTPGKVESVIPIFLRMIQEGARLGAVVIDEGHWWDLGSRAAYLEAHQALHQLGTAPAPAIHPTAQVSPQAVLLGLNVIGAGAVVEAGAVLEDCILWPESTITTGAHLKQCIIRKGIRAEGQHTGVDL; encoded by the coding sequence GTGCAAAAAGCTTTCGTTCTCGGTGCTGGCCTGGGTGAGCGTCTGCGTCCTCTCACGGCGCAACTGCCCAAGCCGCTCATTCCCGTCTTCCATCAGCCTCTCATTACGTATGCCTTCGATCACCTGCTGGCAGCCGGAGTGACGGATTTTGTGGTGAATACCCATCACATCCCGGAGGCCTACGCCCAGGCCTTCCCAGAGGGTCGTCATCGTGCCGCGCCTATCGCCTTTCGCAATGAAAGCCCCGTCCGTCTGGAAACCGCCGGCGGCATCGCCAACGTGCGCGACCTCCTCGCTGACCAGCCTTTCATCGTCTATAATGGCGACATTCTCACCGACCTGCCTTTGCAGCCCTTATTAAAAGAGCACCAGGAAAAAGGCAATCTTGTCACCCTCGTCCTGCGCAGCAGCGGCCCCGCTCTCCACATCTCCTATGATGAAACGACAGGTCTCGTCACCGATATCCGCAACAAGCTAGGCACCGGCAGGGAAGGGGAATACCTCTTCACGGGTATCTATGCCTGCCAGCCGGAGATTCACGAATGGCTCACCCCCGGTAAGGTGGAATCCGTCATCCCCATCTTCCTGCGCATGATCCAGGAAGGCGCTCGCCTCGGTGCCGTCGTCATTGATGAAGGCCATTGGTGGGACCTCGGCAGCCGCGCCGCATATCTGGAGGCTCATCAGGCCCTTCATCAGCTTGGCACCGCCCCCGCGCCTGCCATCCACCCCACCGCCCAGGTATCCCCTCAGGCCGTCCTCCTCGGCCTCAATGTCATCGGTGCCGGAGCCGTGGTGGAAGCTGGCGCTGTTCTTGAAGACTGCATCCTTTGGCCGGAATCCACCATCACTACCGGTGCCCATTTAAAGCAGTGCATCATCCGCAAAGGCATCCGCGCTGAAGGGCAGCATACTGGCGTCGATCTATAA
- a CDS encoding transglutaminase family protein: MRTFICLFLLAIPLAAAPSKSVEAIAAEVKPSVVKVMQVGRDGVDGLGAGFVVSADGLIATNMHVIGEARRLEVEMANGDKHEVVEVTATDAHWDLAILRVAKKGLKPLTLADSDSIRQGQPIVAMGNPGGLAFSVVDGVVSEFPDVINDIPMIRLAIPIEKGNSGGPLLDRQGHVLGILTMKSAVTDNLGFAMPVNELKHLIEKPNPVPMQRWLTIGVLNPKVWTPLLGGRWTQHAGIIKAATAGTGFGGRSLCLRPADKPEGIFEVAVNVRLEDESGAAGLVFCSDGEDAHYGFYPSAGKLRLTRFEGPDVYSWTILADVATEAYRPGDWNHLRVRVEPEQITCWVNGQRVLVQTDDGLRGGSVGLCKFRNTVAEFRGFRVGSDLAEKPVPAALAATIDIALETFTKSPAAKKETLKQLLDKPSASRRLLVEKRRQLEQQATALRDLEKDLHRHAITLELAAELAKPEDQIDLIRATLLLARHDNPEVEITQYLQNFARMVDDLKKDPEIAKGTLPAVKRLNRYLFEEGGFHGSRHDYSNKSNSYMNELLDDREGLPITLSVLYIELASRLGVKGVHGIPLPGKFMVGYREGPEGELKLVDVFERGKTLSVEEAALELTERGEFAEESLEPSTKRAIVLRMLNNLLSSTLDDATAIKETMPYLDLSIALDPDAAIQRINRARMKERLGLKQEAAEDVRWLTENFPEDGPGEIKSQLQDWLDTLE, encoded by the coding sequence ATGCGCACCTTCATCTGCCTTTTCCTGCTGGCCATCCCCTTGGCCGCTGCGCCTTCGAAATCGGTCGAAGCCATCGCTGCCGAGGTCAAGCCCTCCGTGGTCAAGGTCATGCAGGTTGGTCGTGACGGGGTGGACGGCCTCGGGGCCGGCTTTGTCGTCAGCGCAGACGGGCTGATCGCTACCAACATGCATGTCATCGGCGAGGCCCGGCGGCTGGAGGTGGAGATGGCCAATGGGGATAAGCACGAAGTGGTGGAGGTCACTGCCACGGATGCCCATTGGGATCTCGCCATCCTCCGCGTTGCTAAAAAAGGCCTGAAGCCGCTCACCCTCGCCGATAGCGACTCCATCCGGCAGGGCCAGCCCATCGTCGCCATGGGCAATCCCGGAGGCCTGGCTTTTAGCGTCGTGGATGGCGTGGTATCGGAGTTCCCGGATGTCATCAATGACATCCCCATGATCCGCCTGGCCATCCCGATTGAAAAAGGCAACAGCGGTGGCCCCCTGCTGGATCGTCAGGGACATGTGCTGGGCATTCTCACCATGAAATCGGCCGTCACCGATAACCTCGGCTTTGCCATGCCCGTCAATGAATTGAAGCACCTCATTGAAAAACCAAATCCCGTCCCGATGCAGCGCTGGCTAACCATTGGTGTGCTAAATCCGAAAGTCTGGACACCCCTCCTCGGTGGCCGCTGGACCCAGCACGCGGGCATCATCAAGGCAGCCACCGCCGGCACTGGCTTTGGGGGGCGCTCCCTTTGCCTGCGGCCTGCGGATAAACCCGAGGGTATCTTTGAGGTCGCCGTCAATGTCCGCCTGGAGGACGAGTCCGGGGCTGCGGGGTTGGTCTTTTGCTCCGATGGTGAGGATGCCCACTACGGCTTTTACCCTTCCGCAGGAAAACTCCGGCTCACCCGTTTCGAAGGTCCGGATGTGTACTCCTGGACCATTCTGGCCGATGTCGCCACCGAGGCTTATCGCCCCGGAGACTGGAACCACCTTCGCGTGCGTGTGGAGCCGGAGCAGATCACCTGCTGGGTCAATGGCCAGCGTGTCCTGGTGCAGACCGATGATGGCCTCCGTGGCGGCAGCGTCGGGCTCTGCAAATTCCGCAACACGGTGGCGGAGTTTCGGGGCTTTCGCGTAGGCTCGGATCTGGCTGAAAAACCCGTCCCCGCGGCACTCGCGGCCACCATTGATATCGCCTTGGAAACCTTCACCAAAAGTCCTGCGGCGAAAAAGGAGACCCTGAAGCAACTTCTCGATAAACCTTCCGCCAGCCGCCGCTTGCTCGTCGAAAAACGTCGCCAGCTAGAGCAGCAGGCGACTGCCCTCCGCGATCTGGAAAAAGACCTGCATCGCCACGCCATCACTCTTGAACTCGCTGCTGAACTAGCCAAGCCTGAAGATCAGATTGATCTCATTCGCGCCACCCTTCTTCTCGCCCGGCATGACAACCCAGAGGTGGAAATCACCCAGTATCTGCAAAACTTCGCCCGCATGGTGGATGATCTGAAGAAGGACCCCGAGATCGCCAAAGGCACCCTGCCAGCCGTGAAGCGGCTCAACCGTTATCTCTTTGAAGAAGGCGGCTTTCACGGCAGCCGCCACGATTACTCCAATAAATCGAACAGCTACATGAACGAGCTGCTGGATGACCGCGAAGGCCTGCCCATCACCCTCTCGGTTCTCTACATTGAGCTTGCCTCCCGTCTCGGGGTGAAAGGTGTCCATGGCATTCCGCTGCCGGGCAAGTTTATGGTCGGTTATCGCGAAGGCCCCGAGGGGGAACTCAAGCTGGTGGATGTTTTTGAGCGTGGCAAGACCCTCTCTGTGGAAGAAGCCGCCCTGGAGCTGACCGAGCGTGGTGAATTTGCCGAAGAGTCCCTGGAGCCCTCCACCAAGCGTGCCATCGTCCTACGCATGCTGAACAACCTCCTCAGCAGCACCCTGGATGATGCCACGGCCATCAAAGAGACGATGCCTTATTTGGATCTCTCCATCGCCCTGGATCCCGATGCCGCCATTCAGCGCATCAACCGCGCCCGCATGAAGGAGCGCCTGGGGCTGAAACAGGAGGCCGCTGAGGACGTTCGCTGGCTCACGGAAAACTTTCCAGAGGACGGCCCTGGAGAGATCAAAAGCCAGCTCCAGGACTGGTTGGATACTTTGGAATAA
- a CDS encoding CD225/dispanin family protein translates to MNWYYSKDGAQLGPVSQDELAGMIAEGSIQPNDLVWKEGMSGWTPAAAIPELRGATTMSAPGGAPALPSPPLFSNPYQAPVSPVGSTYGEPIPNYLWQSITVTVLCCLPFGIPAIVYASKVDGLASSGNYAGAKQASEKAKMWCWVSFGLSMAVFVFYVIMMIIGGAAQATGGF, encoded by the coding sequence ATGAACTGGTATTACAGCAAAGATGGCGCCCAACTGGGGCCGGTGTCTCAAGATGAACTGGCAGGCATGATCGCCGAGGGCAGCATCCAGCCGAATGACCTGGTGTGGAAGGAAGGGATGTCCGGCTGGACACCGGCCGCCGCCATTCCTGAATTGCGCGGTGCGACTACGATGAGTGCACCAGGAGGAGCCCCGGCTCTGCCATCTCCGCCGCTGTTTTCGAATCCCTACCAAGCCCCCGTATCCCCAGTGGGCAGCACTTATGGTGAGCCGATTCCGAATTACCTCTGGCAGTCCATCACGGTGACGGTGCTGTGCTGTCTGCCTTTTGGCATTCCGGCGATCGTCTATGCGTCCAAGGTGGATGGACTGGCTTCTTCAGGGAACTACGCAGGAGCAAAACAGGCGTCTGAGAAAGCCAAAATGTGGTGCTGGGTGTCCTTCGGACTTAGTATGGCGGTCTTTGTTTTTTATGTGATCATGATGATCATCGGCGGGGCGGCCCAGGCGACAGGAGGATTCTAA
- a CDS encoding GYF domain-containing protein, giving the protein MHYSIAREGQHLGSFPEQALREGMTDGRFRYQDLAWTEGLAEWKPLGLLLGFAPPLPDTVFMPQHAQPKAMKDDAGMRLLLPVGRSAWAIAAGYLGLFSLLIIPAPVAVIISLIAIQDIRKSKLSSKGPKYGMGRAIFGLIMGLAGTVGIMFLVYALLNQPRY; this is encoded by the coding sequence ATGCATTATTCCATTGCCCGAGAGGGCCAGCACCTGGGGTCATTCCCTGAACAGGCACTTCGTGAGGGTATGACCGACGGGAGGTTTCGTTATCAGGATCTGGCCTGGACAGAGGGTCTGGCTGAATGGAAACCGCTAGGGCTGTTGCTGGGATTCGCCCCTCCTCTACCAGACACCGTTTTCATGCCGCAGCATGCCCAGCCCAAGGCAATGAAGGATGATGCGGGAATGCGACTGCTGCTGCCGGTAGGCAGATCCGCGTGGGCCATCGCGGCCGGGTATTTGGGGCTGTTTTCGCTGTTGATCATCCCGGCTCCGGTGGCGGTCATTATCTCCCTCATTGCCATCCAAGACATCCGGAAGAGCAAACTCTCCTCCAAAGGCCCCAAGTATGGCATGGGACGGGCCATCTTTGGCCTGATCATGGGATTGGCAGGCACGGTTGGCATTATGTTTCTGGTGTATGCATTGCTGAACCAGCCGCGTTACTAA
- a CDS encoding DinB family protein — MDFNAEPQLAPPGAGLPFPELMVAKLIFKCRLQLGSRASFSASFQSERRKIQELVKTCEESKGAEPILIPRLTGMEDSSRHWSVWMTLEHLRMVHDSITKVITALTSGVAMEGAASTASVKPRKEVTARVLRHYETSCDGLQKAVDDAPDLNTKLKFTHPWFGPLNAAGWHAMAGQHLGIHRRQIEQILKRLEA; from the coding sequence ATGGATTTCAACGCCGAACCTCAATTGGCTCCTCCGGGAGCGGGTCTCCCTTTCCCGGAACTGATGGTGGCCAAGTTAATCTTTAAATGCCGACTGCAGCTTGGCAGCCGGGCTTCTTTCAGCGCGAGTTTCCAAAGCGAGCGACGGAAGATCCAAGAGCTGGTGAAGACCTGCGAGGAGAGCAAGGGTGCAGAGCCGATCCTCATCCCGAGGTTAACGGGCATGGAGGACAGCAGCCGCCACTGGTCCGTTTGGATGACGCTGGAGCATCTGCGCATGGTCCATGATTCCATCACAAAGGTTATCACAGCACTCACCTCTGGCGTGGCGATGGAAGGAGCGGCGAGCACCGCGTCCGTCAAGCCCCGGAAGGAAGTGACGGCGCGGGTGTTGAGGCATTATGAAACTTCCTGCGACGGGCTTCAAAAGGCAGTGGATGATGCACCGGATCTGAATACAAAATTGAAGTTTACGCATCCCTGGTTTGGCCCGTTGAATGCGGCAGGGTGGCATGCAATGGCCGGTCAGCATCTGGGTATTCACCGCAGGCAGATCGAGCAGATTTTGAAAAGGCTGGAAGCGTGA
- a CDS encoding DUF2752 domain-containing protein produces MHWHRLALVAGLVTILVWGAWQLREHGPGGVPFLPGCHFRRWTGLDCPGCGMTRATAASLNGRFLEAFALNPLGMILLPLALVGLLPETYNWVSKKPIRWQLRPGIKTTRLIVISIFVFWFVRNLPWWPLRAGME; encoded by the coding sequence ATGCACTGGCATCGCCTGGCGTTGGTTGCGGGTCTCGTGACGATCCTCGTCTGGGGTGCCTGGCAGCTTCGCGAGCATGGGCCAGGCGGGGTGCCCTTCCTGCCTGGCTGTCACTTCCGCCGCTGGACCGGCCTGGACTGTCCAGGCTGTGGGATGACGCGGGCGACTGCAGCCAGTTTAAACGGTCGCTTTCTGGAGGCGTTTGCCCTGAATCCGCTGGGCATGATCCTGCTTCCACTGGCGCTGGTGGGCCTGCTGCCGGAAACTTATAACTGGGTATCCAAGAAACCCATCCGTTGGCAACTGCGACCGGGAATTAAAACGACGCGGCTGATCGTGATCAGCATTTTTGTCTTCTGGTTCGTGCGAAATCTGCCGTGGTGGCCGCTACGCGCTGGGATGGAATGA